The Pseudomonas sp. TH06 genome has a window encoding:
- the xthA gene encoding exodeoxyribonuclease III, whose product MKIVSFNINGLRARPHQLAALIEKHQPDVIGLQETKVHDDQFPLEEVRALGYHVYFHGQKGHYGVALLSRQEPIAIHKGFATDEEDAQRRFIWGTFADANGVPVTIMNGYFPQGESRDHPTKFPAKQRFYSDLQTLLESQFHNEQPLVVMGDVNISPEDCDIGIGPDNMKRWLKTGKCSFLPEEREWMARLKNWGLTDSYRHLNPDVTDMFSWFDYRSRGFEDEPKRGLRIDVILASHGLLPRVKAAGVDYELRGMEKPSDHAPIWLELA is encoded by the coding sequence ATGAAGATCGTTTCCTTCAACATCAACGGACTGCGCGCCCGTCCGCATCAGCTGGCAGCGCTGATCGAAAAACACCAACCCGACGTGATCGGCCTGCAGGAAACCAAAGTCCACGACGACCAGTTCCCGCTGGAAGAAGTGCGCGCCCTGGGCTACCACGTGTATTTCCACGGCCAGAAAGGTCATTACGGCGTTGCCCTGCTCTCGCGCCAGGAACCGATTGCTATCCACAAAGGTTTCGCCACTGACGAAGAAGACGCCCAGCGCCGCTTCATCTGGGGCACGTTCGCCGACGCCAATGGCGTGCCGGTGACGATCATGAACGGCTATTTCCCACAGGGCGAAAGCCGCGACCACCCAACCAAATTCCCCGCCAAGCAACGTTTCTACAGCGACCTGCAAACCCTGCTGGAAAGCCAGTTCCACAACGAACAGCCGCTGGTGGTGATGGGCGATGTGAACATTTCCCCGGAAGACTGCGACATCGGCATCGGCCCGGACAACATGAAGCGCTGGCTGAAAACCGGCAAGTGCAGCTTCCTGCCGGAAGAGCGCGAGTGGATGGCGCGCCTGAAGAATTGGGGCCTGACTGACAGCTATCGTCACCTCAACCCGGACGTGACCGACATGTTCAGTTGGTTCGATTACCGCAGCCGTGGTTTTGAAGATGAACCCAAGCGCGGGCTGCGCATTGACGTGATTCTGGCGTCCCACGGTTTGCTGCCACGGGTGAAGGCGGCGGGCGTGGACTATGAATTGCGCGGAATGGAAAAGCCTTCGGACCATGCACCGATCTGGCTTGAACTGGCCTGA
- a CDS encoding GNAT family N-acetyltransferase — translation MPESQTAIADIHMLDRGYSREARSLLYQAYRHEPTFGYLFEAERPGYEQRVRATVRELVKQHFLQDLPAIGLLVNDRLIGIALIAPPQRRLGITESWAWRLRMVLSTGFRCTRRYLEYHDAVAACVPSDSVHMLPLLGVHPQFQGKHFGEQLLTAVHNWCAVDETSQGVVLDTGNPRYLEFYKRQGYEEIGEVAVGPVREHVFFHANPQVLQTAMA, via the coding sequence ATGCCTGAATCCCAGACCGCCATCGCCGACATTCACATGCTCGACCGTGGCTACTCGCGCGAAGCCCGATCCTTGCTGTATCAGGCCTATCGCCACGAACCGACCTTCGGTTATCTGTTCGAGGCCGAGCGCCCCGGTTATGAGCAGCGGGTGCGGGCGACGGTGCGCGAGTTGGTCAAACAACACTTCCTGCAGGACTTGCCGGCCATCGGCCTGCTGGTCAACGACCGCTTGATCGGCATCGCCCTGATCGCACCGCCGCAACGACGGCTGGGCATCACCGAAAGTTGGGCATGGCGCCTGCGCATGGTGCTCAGCACCGGTTTCCGCTGCACCCGCCGCTATCTGGAATATCACGATGCCGTGGCCGCATGCGTGCCCAGCGACTCGGTGCACATGCTGCCGCTGCTGGGCGTGCATCCACAGTTCCAGGGCAAACACTTCGGCGAGCAACTGCTGACCGCCGTACACAACTGGTGCGCCGTGGACGAAACCTCGCAAGGCGTGGTGCTCGACACCGGCAATCCGCGTTACCTGGAGTTCTATAAAAGGCAGGGCTACGAAGAGATCGGCGAAGTGGCCGTCGGGCCGGTGCGCGAGCACGTGTTTTTTCACGCCAATCCGCAGGTGTTACAAACTGCAATGGCTTAG
- a CDS encoding autotransporter assembly complex family protein, giving the protein MKFPGRFTSGVLMLLTSCAALAQSELDVRIKPSNDELKANIEGYIGSLGDRDEEALLRFSRGAEEQARKAAQALGYYQPQIESDVKGGDKPRLVLKIDPGEPIRLRNVTIRVDGPAASLKSFRVPNSDVLKSGAVLNHGRYEDAKRLIQNQASRFGFFSGHFTSQKLLVDPRAGVADVELIYESGPRYALGKVKFEGDTPFDEDLLQRMVPFKEGEPYDSELIAELNRDLQSSGYFEGIRVDAAPTAAKNDVIPVDVKLDTRKPRTMGLGLGYSTDVGPRIKANWTRHWVNPQGDSYGWEAELSAPRQNVGLFYDIPLDPPLTDKLRWAGGYQFEDIDGSDTLSKLLTFGPEWHSKLPSGWQRVISLKWQREEYELGDDSGLSTLLMPGISYSYLKSDNRIDPHNGYRLTFESKVAKEGLGSDNNLLYGTALVKGLTTVFDKHRFLGRVQVGGSATNGYNSVPPSLRFFAGGDQSVRGYDYQSLSPKNSDGDRIGGRYMVAGSVEYQYSIAEKWRVATFVDQGNSFNKLELPNLKTGVGIGVRWVSPVGPIRLDLAHALDDDGGIRLHFSMGPEL; this is encoded by the coding sequence ATGAAGTTTCCAGGAAGATTTACCAGTGGCGTGCTCATGCTGTTAACCAGCTGTGCGGCACTGGCGCAAAGTGAATTGGATGTGCGGATCAAACCGTCCAACGATGAACTCAAGGCCAATATAGAAGGCTATATCGGCAGCCTCGGCGATCGCGACGAAGAAGCCTTGCTGCGCTTCAGTCGCGGCGCCGAAGAGCAGGCGCGCAAGGCCGCCCAGGCGTTGGGCTACTATCAGCCGCAGATCGAAAGCGACGTCAAGGGCGGCGACAAGCCGCGTCTGGTGCTGAAGATCGATCCCGGCGAACCGATTCGCCTGCGCAACGTCACCATTCGTGTCGACGGCCCGGCGGCCTCTCTCAAATCCTTTCGTGTGCCGAACAGCGACGTGCTCAAGTCCGGCGCGGTGCTCAATCATGGCCGTTACGAAGACGCCAAAAGACTTATTCAGAATCAGGCTTCACGCTTCGGTTTTTTCAGCGGTCACTTTACTAGCCAGAAACTCCTGGTCGACCCACGCGCCGGCGTCGCCGACGTTGAATTGATCTACGAAAGCGGCCCGCGTTATGCGCTGGGCAAAGTCAAATTCGAAGGCGACACGCCGTTCGACGAGGATCTGCTGCAACGCATGGTGCCGTTCAAGGAAGGCGAGCCGTATGACTCCGAGCTGATTGCCGAACTCAATCGCGATCTGCAATCGAGCGGTTATTTTGAAGGCATACGCGTCGATGCTGCACCGACCGCGGCAAAAAACGACGTGATCCCGGTGGACGTCAAACTCGACACGCGCAAGCCGCGCACCATGGGGCTGGGCCTCGGCTATTCAACCGACGTCGGTCCGCGTATCAAAGCCAACTGGACGCGCCACTGGGTCAACCCGCAAGGCGACAGCTATGGCTGGGAAGCCGAACTCTCGGCGCCACGACAAAACGTCGGGCTGTTCTATGACATTCCGCTCGACCCGCCACTGACCGACAAATTGCGTTGGGCCGGCGGCTATCAATTCGAAGATATCGACGGTTCCGACACGTTGAGCAAACTGCTGACCTTCGGCCCGGAATGGCACAGCAAGTTGCCCAGCGGCTGGCAGCGGGTGATCTCGCTGAAATGGCAGCGCGAAGAATATGAACTCGGCGACGACTCCGGCCTGAGTACGCTACTGATGCCCGGCATCAGCTATTCCTATCTGAAAAGCGACAACCGTATCGACCCGCACAACGGCTATCGCCTGACCTTTGAAAGTAAAGTGGCGAAGGAGGGCCTCGGTTCCGACAACAACCTTTTGTATGGCACCGCGTTGGTCAAAGGCCTGACCACGGTGTTCGACAAACACCGCTTCCTCGGCCGTGTGCAGGTTGGCGGCAGCGCCACCAATGGCTACAACTCGGTGCCGCCGTCGCTGCGTTTCTTCGCCGGTGGCGATCAGAGCGTGCGCGGTTACGATTACCAGAGCCTGTCGCCTAAAAACTCCGACGGCGACCGCATCGGTGGCCGCTACATGGTCGCCGGCAGCGTCGAGTATCAATACTCGATTGCCGAGAAATGGCGGGTCGCGACCTTTGTCGATCAGGGCAACTCTTTCAATAAACTCGAACTGCCGAACCTCAAGACCGGGGTCGGTATTGGTGTGCGCTGGGTCTCGCCGGTAGGGCCGATCCGCCTCGACCTGGCCCATGCGCTGGACGACGATGGCGGCATCCGGCTGCACTTTTCCATGGGGCCTGAGCTGTGA
- a CDS encoding translocation/assembly module TamB domain-containing protein translates to MKRGLKIAALALLALVLFVVLSVATVLGTQTGSRWVLGLVPGLSVENFQGRLGGQWSADHLLWQQDSSRVELQKPIFEWSPLCLTRMTLCIEQLKADQVILQFPPSEETTESGPIKLPDLQLPVAIELGDVQVGSLLFNGSEQLKGLKLAAHWTAKGMQIDSVQLQRDDLSLNLSGLLEPTGNWPLNIAGDLTLPSPGTGPWSLALKVDGDLLKTLNLHADSRGYLDGQLSGELQPLAENLPAKVRITSEAFKPSADLPDTLQLNQLVLTGEGDLKNGYQLNGNATLPADQGPVVLLLKGKVDASGAQIAGLDLTANDKQSLKLTGSVDWSKGLSAQANINWQDFPWHRLYNEIDEPQVALRTFTGEVSYTDGQYIGNFAAALDGPAGAFSLSSPFSGSLKQIALPQLQMQAGQGKAEGHVNVQFADGIAWDTALELSALNPAYWVAELPGTLAGPLKSQGEMKNERLSLTADLDLKGKLRGQPAILQAKADGAGEQWNLNALQIRLGDNSISGKGSLQQKLTGQIDIKLSRLAQLWPELRGQINGQVNVAGTLKAPQGKLDLQGSQLAFQDNRLQSLNLDATLDSAQRAKIDLKGAGIQAGDTSLGTLTASAQGDIKNQKLNLDLLGPKLKLALGLDGNLDKGNWRGRLASGDIQAGGQDWKLQNPAKLERLADGKINFGAHCWMSGSASLCGEDQRLMPDPKLRYHLKQFPIESLAQWLPKDFAWKGKLNADLQLDLPASGPNGVISIDASGGTLRMKEKDQWLDFPYQTLKLTSKLTPKRIDTDLNFAGGKLGELMVQAQLNPLPKNKPLSGSFRLTGLDLSVARPFVPMVEKLTGHLNGSGTISGGLLAPLVNGTVQLSDGEVSGAELPMELQDLQLKAVIAGESVRLDGGWKSGKTGQGSLNGNVAWGQALMVDLALKGTQLPVTVEPYAKLEVAPDLKISMADDELKIAGKVQVPRGEITVRELPPSTVKVSDDTIIVGSQTEEGKPPMAMKMDIDVVVGEDKLSFAGFGLTANLQGHVHIGDNMDTRGELWLNDGKYRAYGQRLTVRRARLLFAGPIDQPYLDIEAIRQTDDVIAGIRLSGSAEQPTTQIFSEPAMSQEQALSYLVLGRPLSTNGEDNNMLAQAALGLGLMGSSGVTSGLAKDLGIQDFQLDTQGSGNTTSVVASGNISEKLSLRYGVGVFEPANTIALRYKLSKKVYVEAASGVASSLDIFYKRDF, encoded by the coding sequence GTGAAGCGTGGTTTGAAAATTGCGGCTCTGGCGCTGTTGGCGCTGGTGCTTTTTGTTGTCTTGAGCGTCGCCACGGTGCTCGGCACCCAGACGGGCAGCCGTTGGGTGCTGGGTCTGGTGCCGGGCTTGAGCGTGGAAAACTTCCAGGGCCGGCTCGGCGGACAGTGGAGCGCCGACCATTTGTTGTGGCAGCAGGACAGCAGCCGCGTCGAGTTGCAGAAACCGATCTTCGAATGGTCGCCGCTGTGCCTGACCCGCATGACGCTGTGCATCGAACAGCTCAAGGCTGATCAAGTCATCCTGCAATTCCCGCCGAGCGAAGAAACCACTGAAAGCGGTCCGATCAAACTGCCGGATCTGCAATTGCCCGTCGCGATCGAGCTGGGCGATGTGCAGGTCGGCAGCTTGCTGTTCAACGGCAGTGAGCAGCTCAAGGGCCTGAAGCTGGCGGCGCACTGGACGGCCAAAGGCATGCAGATCGACAGCGTGCAGTTGCAGCGCGACGACCTCAGCCTGAACCTCTCCGGATTGCTTGAGCCCACCGGCAACTGGCCGCTGAACATCGCCGGCGACCTGACCCTGCCGTCTCCCGGCACCGGCCCGTGGTCGCTGGCATTGAAAGTCGACGGCGATCTGCTGAAAACCCTCAACCTGCACGCTGACAGCCGTGGTTATCTCGACGGCCAGTTGAGTGGCGAGCTGCAACCGCTGGCGGAAAACCTGCCGGCCAAGGTGCGCATCACCTCCGAAGCGTTCAAGCCGAGCGCCGATCTACCGGACACCCTGCAACTCAATCAACTGGTGCTGACCGGCGAAGGCGATCTGAAAAACGGTTATCAGCTGAACGGCAATGCGACGCTGCCGGCGGATCAAGGCCCGGTTGTGCTGCTGCTTAAAGGCAAGGTCGACGCCAGCGGCGCGCAGATCGCCGGCCTCGATCTGACGGCCAACGACAAGCAAAGCCTCAAGCTCACCGGCAGTGTCGACTGGAGCAAAGGCCTCAGCGCCCAGGCCAACATCAATTGGCAGGATTTCCCCTGGCATCGGCTCTACAACGAAATTGACGAGCCGCAGGTCGCTTTGCGTACCTTCACTGGCGAAGTCTCCTACACCGACGGTCAATACATCGGTAACTTTGCCGCCGCGCTCGATGGCCCGGCGGGCGCGTTCAGCCTGAGCAGTCCGTTCAGTGGCAGTCTCAAGCAGATCGCTTTGCCGCAACTGCAAATGCAAGCCGGGCAGGGCAAGGCTGAAGGGCACGTCAATGTGCAGTTCGCCGACGGTATCGCTTGGGACACGGCACTGGAGTTGTCGGCACTCAACCCGGCGTACTGGGTCGCGGAACTGCCGGGCACTTTAGCCGGCCCGCTGAAAAGCCAAGGCGAAATGAAGAACGAACGCCTTAGCCTGACCGCCGACCTCGACCTCAAAGGCAAATTGCGCGGCCAACCGGCCATCCTGCAAGCCAAGGCTGACGGCGCTGGCGAACAGTGGAACCTCAATGCCCTGCAAATCCGCCTCGGCGACAACAGCATCAGCGGCAAGGGCAGCCTGCAACAGAAACTCACCGGGCAGATCGACATCAAGCTGTCGCGTCTGGCCCAACTGTGGCCAGAACTGCGCGGGCAGATCAACGGCCAGGTCAACGTCGCCGGCACGCTGAAGGCGCCGCAGGGCAAGCTTGATCTGCAAGGCTCGCAACTGGCATTTCAAGACAATCGCCTGCAAAGCCTCAACCTCGACGCCACGCTCGACAGTGCGCAACGGGCAAAGATCGATTTGAAAGGGGCGGGGATTCAGGCCGGCGACACCTCGTTGGGCACGCTGACCGCCAGCGCTCAGGGCGATATCAAGAATCAGAAGCTCAATCTCGACCTGCTCGGGCCGAAGCTGAAACTGGCCCTGGGTCTGGATGGCAATCTGGACAAGGGCAACTGGCGTGGTCGACTGGCCAGCGGCGATATTCAGGCCGGTGGCCAGGACTGGAAACTGCAAAACCCGGCGAAGCTTGAACGTCTGGCCGACGGCAAGATCAACTTCGGCGCCCATTGCTGGATGTCCGGCAGTGCCAGCCTGTGCGGTGAAGACCAACGGCTGATGCCCGATCCGAAACTGCGTTACCACCTCAAGCAATTCCCGATCGAAAGTCTGGCGCAATGGTTGCCGAAAGACTTTGCCTGGAAGGGTAAGCTCAACGCCGATCTGCAACTGGATCTGCCGGCCAGCGGCCCGAACGGGGTGATCAGCATCGACGCCAGTGGCGGTACTTTGCGCATGAAGGAAAAGGATCAGTGGCTGGACTTCCCGTATCAGACCCTGAAACTCACCAGCAAACTCACGCCCAAGCGCATCGACACCGACCTCAACTTCGCCGGCGGCAAACTCGGCGAACTGATGGTGCAGGCACAGCTCAATCCGCTGCCGAAAAACAAACCGCTGAGCGGCTCGTTCCGTCTCACCGGGCTGGATCTGTCGGTGGCGCGGCCGTTTGTGCCAATGGTCGAAAAACTCACCGGGCACCTCAACGGCAGCGGCACGATTTCCGGTGGCCTGCTCGCACCGTTGGTCAACGGTACCGTGCAACTCAGCGACGGCGAAGTGTCCGGTGCCGAGCTGCCGATGGAGTTGCAGGACCTGCAGCTCAAAGCGGTGATTGCCGGTGAATCGGTACGTCTGGACGGCGGCTGGAAAAGCGGCAAGACCGGGCAGGGCAGCCTCAACGGTAATGTTGCCTGGGGCCAGGCGCTGATGGTCGATCTGGCGCTTAAAGGCACGCAACTGCCGGTGACCGTCGAGCCGTACGCCAAACTTGAAGTCGCGCCGGACCTGAAGATTTCCATGGCCGACGACGAGCTGAAGATTGCCGGCAAGGTGCAGGTGCCGAGAGGCGAAATCACCGTGCGTGAACTGCCGCCATCGACCGTGAAAGTCTCCGATGACACGATCATCGTTGGTTCGCAGACCGAAGAGGGCAAGCCGCCGATGGCCATGAAAATGGACATCGATGTGGTGGTCGGCGAAGACAAACTGAGTTTTGCCGGATTCGGCCTGACCGCCAACCTGCAAGGGCATGTGCACATCGGCGACAACATGGACACCCGTGGCGAGCTGTGGCTCAACGACGGCAAGTACCGCGCCTACGGCCAACGCTTGACGGTGCGGCGTGCGCGCCTGCTGTTCGCCGGGCCGATCGATCAACCGTATCTGGACATCGAAGCCATTCGTCAGACCGACGATGTCATTGCCGGTATTCGCCTGAGCGGCAGCGCCGAGCAGCCGACCACGCAGATCTTCTCCGAGCCGGCGATGAGTCAGGAACAGGCGCTGTCGTATCTGGTGCTGGGCCGTCCGCTGAGCACCAACGGCGAGGACAACAACATGCTTGCGCAAGCGGCGTTGGGTCTGGGCTTGATGGGCAGTTCCGGGGTGACCAGCGGTCTGGCCAAAGACCTTGGCATTCAGGATTTCCAGCTCGACACCCAGGGCAGCGGCAACACCACCAGCGTGGTGGCCAGCGGCAACATCTCCGAGAAACTCAGTTTGCGTTATGGCGTTGGCGTGTTTGAACCGGCCAATACCATTGCCCTGCGTTACAAGCTGAGCAAGAAGGTTTATGTCGAAGCGGCCAGCGGCGTTGCGAGTTCGCTGGATATCTTCTACAAGCGCGATTTCTAG
- a CDS encoding fimbria/pilus outer membrane usher protein: MFLLKRDGLAPFSMALVFSCTCLADDEEQFNTSFLQGAPSSVDLQSLLASSRVLPGIYRVDLYGNETLVGRRDIDFRRHPGTGKVEACLTLEMVQQLGVDIGKLQASGKLAADDSDACIDLSALIDHASVRYDVPRLRLMVSVPQSAMERGRRGYVDPTLWDEGVPAAFINYQLSSSRNSTQADNTLSNNLGLRNGINLGGWRLRNESNFNSSTGRPSTFKSNRSYLQHDVTAVKGQFSAGDIFSDADLFDSVRYRGLKLASDDGMRADSERGYAPVIRGIAQSSATVEIRQNNYILYTANVPPGPFEINDIYPSGSNGDLEVTIIEADGRRRVTVQAFSSLPIMVRKGQLKYSVSAGQYNSNSEDQQTPQFVSSTLAYGISSNLSGIVGVQATDNFKALSVGAGRNTAIGAISLDLTHSMSNTFGETVTGNSLRALYAKTFTGTDTNFTLAAYRYSTEGYRTLTEHVEELSRDGQQRSGNSKTRTDLTVNQSLGRNQEFGSVYVNASDQRYWGRGGSQSLSAGYSNYWGDVSYNIGATYSKDVGNYGPANNDTLINLSVSFPLGSKPRAPRAFVSASTQKSSDTTQMGINGYLSENSDTYYSVQAGNSSTGGSSGSVNLSTRTSVMDISAGYSQGRGYNSQNLNLAGSIVGHRGGINLGQTVGETFALAQVEGVEGVKIGSFTGAETGSNGFAVVPNAQPYRVNWINLDTRDLGGDIEIDNATRQVVPRRGAVVLARYTSKTGRRVQFALFDAQHQPIPFGASLEDSAGKQLAISDPGGKALALVEADAGTLTINWQNQRCEATYALPERNKALNYERASLVCRSPVAD; the protein is encoded by the coding sequence ATGTTTTTACTCAAGCGCGACGGATTGGCGCCTTTTTCAATGGCCCTGGTGTTCAGTTGCACCTGCCTGGCCGACGACGAAGAACAATTCAATACATCGTTTCTGCAAGGCGCCCCCTCTTCTGTTGACCTGCAATCACTGCTCGCCAGCAGTCGCGTGTTACCCGGCATTTACCGGGTCGACCTCTACGGCAACGAGACGCTGGTCGGCCGTCGCGATATCGACTTCCGGCGCCACCCGGGCACGGGCAAGGTCGAGGCCTGCCTGACCCTTGAAATGGTGCAGCAACTGGGGGTCGACATCGGCAAACTGCAAGCCAGCGGCAAACTGGCCGCTGATGACTCTGACGCCTGCATCGACTTGTCCGCCCTGATCGATCATGCCAGCGTGCGTTACGACGTGCCGCGTCTGCGACTGATGGTCAGCGTGCCGCAAAGCGCTATGGAACGTGGCCGCCGTGGTTATGTTGACCCGACGCTATGGGACGAAGGCGTGCCCGCCGCGTTCATCAACTATCAGTTAAGCAGCAGCCGTAACAGCACCCAGGCTGACAACACCCTGTCCAACAACCTCGGCTTGCGCAACGGGATCAACCTCGGTGGCTGGCGCTTACGCAACGAGTCGAACTTCAACAGCAGCACCGGCCGCCCCAGCACGTTCAAAAGCAACCGCAGTTACCTGCAACATGACGTGACCGCCGTGAAAGGCCAGTTCAGCGCCGGGGATATTTTCTCCGACGCCGACCTGTTCGACAGCGTGCGCTATCGCGGCCTGAAACTGGCGTCCGACGACGGCATGCGTGCCGACAGCGAGCGCGGTTATGCGCCGGTGATTCGTGGCATTGCGCAGTCCAGCGCGACCGTGGAGATTCGCCAGAACAACTACATCCTCTACACCGCCAACGTGCCGCCGGGGCCGTTCGAGATCAACGATATCTATCCCAGCGGTTCCAATGGCGACCTGGAAGTGACGATTATCGAAGCCGATGGTCGACGCCGGGTAACGGTGCAAGCATTTTCCAGCCTGCCGATCATGGTCCGTAAGGGCCAGCTGAAGTACAGCGTCTCGGCCGGCCAGTACAACAGCAACAGCGAGGATCAGCAGACCCCGCAGTTTGTCAGCAGCACACTGGCGTATGGCATCAGCAGCAACTTGTCCGGGATCGTCGGTGTGCAGGCGACGGACAATTTCAAGGCGTTGTCCGTCGGGGCCGGTCGCAATACCGCCATCGGTGCGATCTCACTGGACTTGACCCACTCAATGAGCAACACCTTCGGCGAAACGGTCACCGGTAACAGTTTGCGCGCGCTGTATGCGAAAACGTTCACCGGCACCGACACCAACTTCACCCTCGCCGCCTACCGTTACTCGACCGAGGGCTATCGCACCCTCACAGAGCACGTCGAGGAGTTGAGCCGCGATGGCCAGCAACGCAGCGGCAACTCGAAAACCCGCACCGACCTGACCGTCAACCAGAGCCTGGGGCGCAACCAGGAATTTGGCAGCGTCTACGTGAATGCCAGTGACCAGCGTTACTGGGGACGCGGCGGTTCGCAAAGCCTGTCGGCCGGGTACAGCAACTATTGGGGGGATGTGAGTTACAACATCGGCGCCACCTACTCCAAAGATGTCGGCAATTACGGGCCGGCGAACAACGACACACTGATCAACCTGTCTGTGTCGTTCCCGCTGGGTTCCAAGCCACGTGCACCACGGGCCTTTGTCTCGGCCAGCACGCAGAAATCCAGCGATACCACGCAGATGGGCATCAACGGCTACCTGTCGGAAAACAGCGACACCTATTACTCGGTACAAGCCGGCAACAGCAGCACCGGCGGCAGCTCTGGCTCGGTCAACCTCAGCACCCGCACCTCGGTGATGGATATCAGTGCCGGCTACAGTCAGGGCCGCGGTTACAACTCGCAGAACCTTAACCTGGCAGGTTCGATCGTCGGCCACCGCGGCGGGATCAACCTTGGACAAACCGTGGGCGAGACATTCGCGCTGGCGCAGGTCGAAGGTGTGGAAGGGGTGAAAATCGGCAGCTTTACCGGGGCCGAGACAGGCAGTAACGGCTTCGCCGTGGTACCCAATGCGCAGCCCTATCGCGTGAACTGGATCAACCTCGACACCCGCGACCTGGGCGGCGATATCGAGATCGACAATGCGACCCGCCAAGTGGTGCCACGCCGTGGTGCGGTAGTGCTGGCGCGTTACACCAGCAAGACCGGACGCCGCGTGCAGTTCGCCTTGTTCGACGCGCAACACCAGCCGATCCCGTTTGGCGCCTCGCTGGAGGACAGCGCCGGCAAGCAACTGGCGATCTCCGACCCCGGCGGCAAGGCACTGGCGCTGGTAGAAGCCGACGCCGGTACCCTGACCATCAACTGGCAGAACCAGCGCTGCGAAGCGACCTATGCCTTGCCGGAACGCAACAAGGCGCTGAACTACGAGCGGGCCTCGTTGGTGTGCCGCTCGCCAGTGGCTGACTGA
- a CDS encoding molecular chaperone: MFYRHSLSFCAGLLGLFVVNQATAGISLSSTRLVFDGQNKEAGITVRNSGADVLIQSWIDTDSGETAAAPFAVTPPLVRVSGDEQQILRVIYEGAGMPTDRESVVWLNVQEIPQSAKSANTLQLAVRQRIKVFFRPSGLKNNAYLAPSELTWRLAERAGKRVLVVNNPGQYHVSIADITLQSGAGSEHPFDSMMIAPGEQKEFSLEQLHNANTVRLLFSSINDYGAQDRYAAQLSNNVDTRASLNKEAP, from the coding sequence ATGTTTTATCGACACTCACTGTCCTTTTGTGCAGGCCTGCTGGGCCTGTTCGTGGTCAATCAGGCCACCGCCGGCATTTCCTTGAGCAGCACCCGTCTGGTCTTCGACGGCCAGAACAAGGAAGCCGGAATCACCGTGCGTAACAGCGGTGCAGATGTACTGATTCAGTCATGGATCGACACCGATTCCGGTGAAACTGCCGCGGCCCCCTTTGCCGTCACTCCGCCCCTGGTGCGCGTCAGCGGCGACGAACAGCAGATCTTGCGGGTGATCTACGAAGGCGCGGGCATGCCGACCGACCGCGAGTCGGTGGTCTGGCTCAACGTGCAGGAAATTCCCCAGTCGGCGAAATCCGCCAACACTTTGCAGTTGGCCGTGCGCCAGCGCATCAAGGTGTTCTTCCGCCCCTCGGGACTGAAAAACAATGCCTACCTGGCACCGAGCGAATTGACCTGGCGCTTGGCCGAACGCGCCGGTAAACGAGTACTGGTGGTGAACAACCCTGGCCAGTATCACGTGTCGATTGCCGATATCACCCTGCAATCCGGCGCAGGCAGCGAACACCCTTTCGATTCGATGATGATCGCCCCCGGCGAACAGAAAGAGTTCAGCCTCGAACAACTTCACAACGCCAATACAGTTCGCCTGTTATTCAGCAGCATTAATGACTATGGCGCCCAAGACCGTTATGCCGCGCAACTTTCGAACAATGTCGATACCCGCGCCAGTCTGAATAAAGAAGCGCCATAA
- a CDS encoding fimbrial protein — protein sequence MKKLTRALLALSIIAATGNALAEDPPAPTPTKAGSGTINFTGTINNDACSVEGAGSNKTISVNMGEVSIKDMGTATAPKGNGTLSAENFDMKINCNAGTKVAMIFEPTKGAGSGIVAGTKVLKLIDGLGAAKNIGIALLDSNGALIDLSSPSTAKIENTLQDSNTTLKFSAAYVTTADVATAVAGRGDATLPFTLQYE from the coding sequence ATGAAAAAGCTGACTCGCGCACTTCTCGCCCTTTCGATCATTGCCGCTACCGGCAACGCTCTGGCAGAAGATCCACCGGCCCCAACCCCGACCAAGGCTGGCAGCGGCACCATCAACTTCACCGGCACCATCAACAACGATGCCTGCTCGGTTGAAGGCGCCGGAAGCAACAAAACCATTTCGGTCAACATGGGCGAAGTGTCGATCAAGGACATGGGCACCGCCACTGCACCTAAAGGCAACGGCACCCTGAGCGCCGAAAACTTCGACATGAAGATCAACTGCAACGCCGGCACAAAAGTGGCGATGATCTTCGAACCGACCAAGGGCGCAGGTTCGGGCATCGTGGCCGGGACCAAAGTACTGAAGCTGATCGACGGCCTCGGCGCTGCGAAGAACATTGGTATCGCCTTGCTCGACTCCAATGGCGCGTTGATCGACCTGAGCTCGCCATCCACCGCGAAGATCGAAAACACCCTGCAAGACAGCAACACCACGCTGAAATTCTCGGCCGCCTACGTCACCACCGCCGACGTGGCAACCGCCGTTGCCGGTCGTGGCGACGCCACCCTGCCGTTCACCCTGCAATACGAATAA